Proteins from a genomic interval of Halarsenatibacter silvermanii:
- a CDS encoding bacteriohemerythrin, translating into MMWKEQYRLGMEKVDQQHRELFDRLSSFIQTVRDDDMEWEEKIPEVKETLEFMKEYVVVHFDSEEEFQQEIDYPGFEEHKKIHERFKQEVADFAEQFEEEGFEEELAQEFSGKLMAWLINHVTGDDQKISDYLDQRGKDESDES; encoded by the coding sequence ATGATGTGGAAAGAGCAGTACCGGCTGGGGATGGAGAAGGTAGACCAGCAGCACCGCGAGCTTTTCGACAGGCTTTCCTCCTTTATTCAAACTGTCAGAGATGACGATATGGAGTGGGAAGAAAAAATCCCGGAAGTGAAGGAAACGCTGGAGTTTATGAAGGAATATGTTGTTGTCCATTTTGATTCCGAGGAGGAATTTCAGCAGGAGATTGATTACCCGGGTTTTGAAGAGCACAAAAAGATCCATGAAAGATTTAAACAGGAAGTAGCTGACTTTGCCGAACAATTTGAGGAAGAAGGGTTTGAAGAAGAGCTGGCTCAGGAGTTCAGCGGCAAGTTAATGGCCTGGCTGATAAACCATGTCACCGGCGACGATCAGAAGATAAGTGATTATCTCGATCAAAGAGGGAAGGATGAGTCCGATGAAAGCTGA